In the Planktothrix sp. FACHB-1365 genome, one interval contains:
- a CDS encoding Uma2 family endonuclease, with product MSVTPIQPPTIDLTEVITEDDTPVDNFLSAKLQRLLVECLYSSWQRTGENSTFLADANVGIFYAIRHPPIVPDVFLSLDVEVPPDFREKRNRTYFIWEFGKPPDVVIEIVSNQEGNELGRKLIDYARMRVTYYAVFDPLQQLGDILLRVYVLREGNYQALAPTEIETQSIFWLEPIGLGLTLWSGIYEEKQELWLRWCDDKGGIIPTGKERAEKEHLRAERAEQSRRNAIPRLREMGLTNEQIAEALGLDRGEI from the coding sequence ATGTCTGTCACACCGATTCAACCTCCAACAATTGATTTAACAGAAGTTATTACCGAGGATGATACTCCTGTGGATAATTTTCTATCTGCAAAATTACAGCGTTTATTAGTTGAATGTTTATATAGTTCTTGGCAAAGAACAGGAGAAAATTCAACCTTTTTAGCCGATGCAAATGTGGGGATTTTCTATGCAATTCGTCATCCTCCTATTGTACCGGATGTATTTTTATCTTTAGATGTTGAAGTCCCGCCAGATTTTCGAGAAAAACGAAATCGTACCTATTTTATTTGGGAGTTTGGTAAACCACCTGATGTGGTGATTGAAATTGTTTCTAATCAAGAAGGAAATGAACTCGGTCGGAAGTTAATCGATTATGCTCGAATGCGGGTAACTTATTATGCCGTTTTTGACCCGTTACAACAATTAGGCGATATTTTATTACGAGTTTATGTTTTACGGGAAGGAAATTATCAAGCGTTAGCACCAACGGAAATTGAAACTCAATCTATCTTTTGGTTAGAACCCATTGGTTTAGGATTAACACTTTGGTCGGGAATTTATGAAGAAAAACAGGAGCTTTGGTTACGGTGGTGTGATGATAAAGGGGGTATTATTCCCACTGGAAAAGAACGGGCTGAAAAGGAACATTTAAGGGCTGAACGTGCAGAACAATCTCGACGCAACGCGATTCCTCGGTTACGAGAAATGGGGTTAACAAATGAACAAATTGCTGAAGCTTTAGGTTTAGATAGGGGAGAAATTTAA
- a CDS encoding UPF0175 family protein, translated as MLAYNKIIPSIILGTTLMSVLIPDDILRATKMTEDELKLEIAILLYQQEKISSGKARTWTKLSVIEFQHELAKRGLCINYDVEDFEADIKTLQSIGLL; from the coding sequence ATGCTCGCTTATAATAAAATTATACCATCAATCATTTTAGGTACAACCCTGATGAGTGTTCTGATTCCTGATGATATCCTCCGAGCCACAAAGATGACTGAGGATGAATTGAAGTTAGAGATTGCTATTTTGCTATATCAGCAAGAAAAAATTAGTAGTGGTAAAGCTCGGACTTGGACTAAGCTAAGTGTGATTGAGTTTCAACATGAACTTGCTAAAAGAGGTTTGTGTATCAATTATGACGTAGAGGATTTTGAAGCAGATATAAAAACATTGCAATCAATAGGGTTATTGTGA
- a CDS encoding D-alanyl-D-alanine carboxypeptidase, producing the protein MIDIISSGLVSVWLEMAGVNQEGLNASVLEDLETELSQVVFPQQPDPVAEAVVQQYLNRLSAKGLSKDIQGVWVQSSWVPLAKNSGTTPLPAASLTKVATSLASLQVWSPEHRFETLIGVTGPIVGGVVQGDLVITGNGDPFFIWEEAIALGNTLNQMGIRGVAGNLIIAGNFYMNYEVDPLKVGELLKQAFNSASWNEEIIYQHSRMTPGTAKPQVVIAGTVVSQLGGVNSTLIIRHQSLALAEIIKQMNIYSNNLMAEILAANVGGAARVRQLAAQAAGVSIDEIRLINGSGLEPENQISPRAVVGMFMALARYLQQTNITVADLFPISGIDTQGTLEDRKIPVYSPVKTGTLSDVSALAGVLPTRDRGLVWFAIINRGTDLDGLRADQDLLLQQLVSQWGSPNTLPELIQPHIDSHHPGIGDPNRNQILVQTVAPSS; encoded by the coding sequence ATGATTGATATTATTAGTTCGGGATTAGTGAGTGTTTGGCTGGAAATGGCAGGAGTGAATCAGGAAGGACTGAATGCCTCTGTGTTGGAGGATTTGGAAACGGAGTTATCGCAGGTGGTGTTTCCTCAACAGCCTGATCCGGTTGCGGAAGCGGTGGTGCAGCAATATTTGAATCGGTTATCAGCTAAGGGACTTTCAAAGGATATCCAGGGGGTCTGGGTGCAGTCCAGTTGGGTTCCCCTAGCGAAGAATTCGGGGACAACACCCTTGCCTGCTGCTTCTCTAACGAAGGTGGCGACCTCTTTGGCATCCCTCCAGGTTTGGAGTCCTGAACATCGGTTTGAGACGTTAATAGGGGTCACTGGGCCGATTGTTGGCGGTGTGGTACAAGGAGATTTAGTAATTACCGGAAATGGTGATCCGTTTTTTATTTGGGAAGAAGCGATCGCATTAGGAAATACTTTAAATCAAATGGGAATTCGCGGGGTTGCTGGCAATTTAATCATTGCGGGCAATTTTTATATGAATTATGAAGTTGATCCGTTGAAGGTGGGTGAATTATTGAAACAAGCCTTCAATTCAGCATCTTGGAATGAAGAAATTATCTATCAACATTCTCGGATGACACCGGGAACAGCTAAACCTCAAGTTGTAATTGCGGGAACGGTTGTTTCTCAATTGGGGGGCGTTAATTCAACATTAATTATCCGTCATCAGTCCTTAGCCTTAGCTGAAATTATTAAACAAATGAATATTTATAGTAATAATCTCATGGCTGAAATTTTAGCAGCTAATGTTGGGGGGGCTGCTAGAGTTAGGCAATTAGCAGCACAAGCCGCAGGAGTTTCTATCGATGAAATTCGCTTAATTAATGGTTCGGGGTTAGAACCTGAAAATCAAATTTCTCCCAGGGCTGTTGTCGGAATGTTTATGGCTTTAGCTCGATATTTACAACAGACTAATATTACCGTTGCTGATTTATTTCCGATTTCAGGAATTGATACCCAAGGAACTTTAGAAGATCGAAAAATTCCGGTTTATTCTCCAGTGAAAACCGGAACGTTATCGGATGTTAGTGCGTTAGCCGGGGTTTTACCGACTCGCGATCGCGGTTTAGTTTGGTTTGCGATTATTAATCGCGGAACAGATTTAGATGGGTTAAGAGCCGATCAGGATTTATTATTACAACAATTGGTAAGTCAGTGGGGTTCTCCTAATACTCTACCGGAATTAATTCAACCTCATATTGATAGTCATCATCCGGGTATTGGTGATCCGAATCGGAATCAAATTTTAGTCCAAACCGTTGCACCTTCTTCCTAA
- a CDS encoding Uma2 family endonuclease, producing the protein MVSTLTTLPLENGDQLTRIEFERRCATMSDVKKAELIEGIVYMAAALRYKSHGKPHASIMTWLGTYEAATPGVGLADNTTVRLDQDNEPQPDALLRIEQGGQSTISEDDYVEGAPELIVEIAASSASIDAHQKLKVYRRNQVQEYLIWRVYEQQLDWFRLREGQYIKLLADSEGIIKSEIFPGLWLDEQALLAGNLAQVLAILQQGIATVEHQDFVQQLISE; encoded by the coding sequence ATGGTATCCACTTTAACAACTCTACCCTTAGAAAACGGTGATCAATTAACTCGGATTGAGTTTGAACGTCGTTGTGCCACAATGTCTGATGTTAAAAAAGCAGAATTAATTGAAGGAATTGTCTATATGGCGGCTGCATTACGTTACAAAAGTCATGGAAAACCCCATGCTTCTATTATGACTTGGTTGGGGACTTATGAAGCAGCAACACCCGGAGTCGGTTTAGCGGATAATACAACAGTTCGTCTGGATCAAGATAATGAACCTCAACCGGATGCTTTATTAAGAATTGAACAGGGGGGACAATCTACAATTAGTGAAGATGATTATGTTGAAGGTGCGCCAGAATTAATTGTTGAAATTGCTGCTTCCAGTGCTTCTATTGATGCTCATCAAAAGTTAAAGGTTTATCGTCGTAACCAAGTCCAAGAATATTTAATTTGGCGAGTGTATGAACAGCAATTAGACTGGTTTAGATTAAGAGAAGGACAATATATTAAACTTTTAGCAGATTCAGAAGGCATTATAAAAAGCGAAATATTTCCGGGGTTATGGTTAGATGAACAAGCTTTATTAGCCGGAAATTTAGCTCAAGTTTTAGCGATTTTACAACAGGGAATTGCAACGGTTGAGCATCAAGATTTTGTTCAACAGTTGATATCTGAGTAA
- a CDS encoding DUF3368 domain-containing protein produces the protein MIVVSDTSPITNLAAIGQLELLEKLYTRVLIPTAVYNEMVGVESLVPGAVEVQTLPWIVTQSVINSERVTEILESQENIDLGEAEAIVLSLELSADLLLMDERRGRLLAAEYRLKVTGLLGVLLQAKRNGFVLNLKPLLDQLIDQADFRVSHELYTTILQAAGE, from the coding sequence GTGATTGTTGTTAGCGATACTTCACCTATTACCAATTTAGCAGCAATTGGGCAATTAGAATTGCTGGAAAAACTTTATACTCGTGTACTCATTCCCACAGCCGTTTATAATGAAATGGTAGGAGTTGAATCTCTAGTTCCTGGTGCTGTAGAAGTTCAAACATTACCTTGGATTGTCACTCAATCTGTTATCAATTCTGAGCGAGTAACAGAAATATTAGAAAGCCAAGAAAATATTGATTTAGGTGAAGCTGAAGCGATTGTACTGAGTTTAGAATTAAGTGCAGACCTTTTATTAATGGATGAACGCCGAGGTAGATTATTAGCAGCAGAATATAGGTTAAAAGTAACAGGTTTACTAGGAGTATTACTACAAGCTAAAAGAAATGGTTTTGTCTTAAATCTTAAACCACTTCTTGACCAATTAATCGACCAAGCTGACTTTCGAGTTAGTCACGAGTTATACACAACTATTTTGCAAGCAGCAGGTGAATAA
- a CDS encoding S9 family peptidase, protein MSKKTAPYGSWKSPITADLMVEGTVGLGGLNWDGDNIYWIEGRPSEAGRSVIVRLTPDNQLNDVTPQPFNARTRVHEYGGSSYTVYQGNVYFSNFVDQRLYQQKIQGENTPYQITPNPITPEGDYRYADGVIDTQNQRLICVREDHTKGGEPVNTIVSINLNNSDDIRVLVEGNDFYAFPRLSPDGNKLSWISWNHPNMPWDGTELWVADVNSEGSLGEKILIAGGTEESIFQPQWSPDGVLYFVSDRSNWWNLYRYTGKVETLYPMAAEFGLPLWVFGMSTYGFSSAEKIICTYSKNGNSYLASLDTKTLQLQDIDTPYTAIDSLTVSGNQVLFIGSSPTESSAIVKLNLDTRELEVLRRSSQIVLDKGYLSVPQPIEFPTENGKTAYGFFYPPQNKDYQASEAEKPPLVVKSHGGPTAATSSSLSLKNQYWTSRGFAVLDVNYGGSTGYGREYRQRLNKSWGIVDVDDCCNGAKYLAEQGLVDGNRMAIAGGSAGGYTTLCALTFKDVFKAGASYYGVSDLEALATDTHKFESRYLDKLIGAYPEEKAIYQQRSPIYSVEKLSCPVIFFQGSEDKIVPPNQAEMMVAALKAKGVPVEYVLFEGEQHGFRKAENIKRAIDGEFNFYARVFNFEPAK, encoded by the coding sequence ATGAGTAAGAAAACTGCACCTTATGGGTCTTGGAAATCTCCAATTACCGCAGATTTAATGGTAGAAGGAACCGTTGGACTGGGTGGGTTAAATTGGGATGGGGATAATATTTATTGGATAGAAGGTCGTCCATCGGAAGCAGGACGCAGTGTGATTGTTCGTTTGACTCCTGATAATCAATTAAATGATGTCACACCTCAACCCTTTAATGCCAGAACTCGTGTTCATGAATATGGTGGGAGTTCTTATACAGTTTATCAAGGAAACGTTTATTTTTCAAATTTTGTTGATCAACGCCTTTATCAACAGAAAATTCAAGGAGAAAATACCCCCTATCAAATTACTCCCAACCCTATTACTCCAGAAGGAGACTATCGTTATGCAGATGGGGTAATTGATACCCAAAATCAACGATTAATTTGTGTTCGAGAAGATCATACTAAAGGGGGAGAACCTGTTAATACAATTGTTAGTATTAATCTGAATAATAGTGACGATATTCGGGTTTTAGTCGAGGGTAATGATTTTTATGCCTTTCCCCGTTTAAGCCCCGATGGTAACAAATTATCTTGGATTTCATGGAATCATCCAAATATGCCTTGGGATGGTACAGAATTATGGGTTGCTGATGTTAATTCCGAGGGTTCTTTAGGAGAAAAAATCTTAATTGCGGGAGGAACAGAAGAATCAATTTTTCAACCCCAATGGTCGCCGGATGGGGTATTATATTTTGTTAGCGATCGCTCGAATTGGTGGAACTTATATCGCTATACTGGAAAAGTAGAAACATTATATCCAATGGCGGCAGAATTTGGTTTACCCCTGTGGGTATTTGGAATGTCAACTTATGGGTTTAGTTCTGCTGAAAAGATAATTTGTACCTACAGTAAAAATGGAAATTCCTATCTAGCAAGTTTGGATACTAAAACTCTGCAATTACAGGATATTGACACTCCCTATACGGCTATTGATTCCTTAACCGTTTCTGGAAATCAAGTCTTATTTATTGGCAGTTCTCCCACAGAAAGCAGTGCTATTGTCAAACTCAATTTAGACACCAGAGAATTAGAAGTATTAAGACGTTCTAGCCAAATTGTACTGGATAAAGGCTATTTATCCGTACCTCAACCGATAGAATTCCCCACAGAAAATGGTAAAACGGCTTATGGATTTTTCTATCCACCTCAAAACAAAGATTATCAAGCTTCAGAAGCAGAAAAACCGCCTTTAGTGGTAAAAAGTCATGGAGGGCCAACGGCGGCAACCTCTAGTAGTTTGAGCTTAAAAAATCAATATTGGACAAGTCGAGGTTTTGCAGTTTTAGATGTTAATTATGGGGGAAGTACAGGTTACGGACGGGAGTACCGTCAACGCTTAAATAAAAGTTGGGGAATTGTGGATGTTGATGATTGTTGTAATGGGGCAAAATATCTCGCTGAACAGGGTTTAGTTGATGGAAATCGGATGGCAATTGCGGGAGGAAGTGCAGGCGGTTATACCACTTTATGTGCCTTAACTTTTAAGGATGTATTTAAGGCGGGGGCAAGTTATTATGGAGTTAGTGATTTAGAAGCTTTAGCAACGGATACCCATAAATTTGAATCCCGTTATTTGGATAAATTAATAGGGGCTTATCCTGAAGAAAAAGCCATTTATCAACAGCGTTCTCCGATTTATTCTGTTGAAAAATTATCTTGTCCGGTGATATTTTTTCAAGGGTCAGAGGATAAAATTGTTCCTCCTAACCAAGCCGAAATGATGGTAGCAGCATTAAAAGCAAAAGGTGTTCCCGTAGAATACGTTTTATTTGAAGGAGAACAACACGGTTTTAGAAAAGCAGAAAATATTAAACGCGCCATCGACGGTGAGTTTAATTTTTATGCCAGAGTCTTCAATTTTGAACCTGCAAAATAA
- the miaB gene encoding tRNA (N6-isopentenyl adenosine(37)-C2)-methylthiotransferase MiaB has translation MTTNSRRYHITTFGCQMNKADSERMAGVLEEMGFDFTEDPNDANVILYNTCTIRDNAEQKVYSYLGRQAKRKQEEPDLTIIVAGCVAQQEGETLLRRVPEIDLVMGPQHANRLQDLLEQVFDGNQIVATEPIEIIEDITKPRRDSDVTAWVNVIYGCNERCTYCVVPNVRGIEQSRTPEAIRAEIEELARLGYKEITLLGQNIDAYGRDLPGSTPEGRHLYNFTDLLYFIHDVPGIERIRFATSHPRYFTERLIRACAELPKVCEHFHIPFQSGDNQLLKAMARGYTHEKYRRIINTIREYMPDASISADAIVGFPGETEEQFENTLKLVDDIGFDLLNTAAYSPRPGTPAALWENQLSEEVKADRLQRLNRLVSVKAAERSQRYFNRIEEVLVEGTNSKDPSQVMGRTRGNRLTFFSGNLAELKGQQVKVKITQVRPFSLTGEPVELCIPV, from the coding sequence ATGACTACAAATTCTCGACGTTACCATATTACAACTTTCGGCTGTCAGATGAATAAAGCCGACTCGGAACGCATGGCGGGTGTTTTAGAAGAAATGGGATTTGATTTTACCGAAGATCCCAACGATGCTAATGTGATTCTTTATAATACTTGTACGATTCGAGATAATGCCGAACAAAAGGTTTATTCCTATTTAGGAAGACAAGCCAAACGCAAGCAAGAAGAACCGGATTTAACGATTATTGTCGCCGGATGTGTTGCTCAACAGGAAGGGGAAACCTTGCTGCGTCGGGTTCCTGAAATCGATTTAGTTATGGGGCCACAACACGCCAACCGTTTACAAGACTTATTAGAACAGGTGTTTGATGGCAATCAAATTGTTGCCACAGAACCCATAGAAATCATCGAAGATATTACAAAACCTCGTCGAGATAGTGATGTGACGGCGTGGGTTAATGTGATTTATGGTTGTAATGAACGTTGCACCTATTGTGTAGTTCCTAATGTGCGCGGCATTGAACAATCTCGCACCCCAGAAGCTATTCGTGCTGAAATTGAAGAATTAGCTCGTTTGGGTTATAAAGAAATCACATTATTAGGGCAAAATATTGATGCCTATGGTCGTGATTTACCCGGTTCAACTCCTGAAGGTCGGCATTTATATAACTTCACGGATTTATTATATTTTATTCATGATGTACCCGGTATTGAACGGATTCGCTTTGCTACCAGTCACCCCCGTTATTTTACCGAAAGATTGATTCGAGCTTGTGCGGAATTACCGAAAGTTTGTGAACATTTTCACATCCCGTTTCAATCGGGAGATAATCAGCTTTTAAAGGCAATGGCACGGGGTTATACTCATGAAAAATATCGCCGAATTATTAATACAATTCGGGAGTATATGCCGGATGCTTCTATTAGTGCAGATGCGATTGTAGGATTTCCAGGGGAAACCGAGGAACAATTTGAAAATACATTAAAATTAGTAGATGATATTGGCTTTGATTTGTTAAATACCGCAGCTTATTCTCCTCGTCCTGGAACTCCGGCGGCGTTGTGGGAAAATCAACTGAGTGAGGAGGTCAAAGCTGATCGTTTACAACGATTAAATCGCTTAGTTTCTGTTAAGGCGGCTGAACGTTCACAACGTTATTTTAACAGAATTGAAGAAGTGTTAGTTGAGGGAACAAATTCTAAAGATCCTTCTCAAGTTATGGGACGGACACGGGGAAATCGTTTAACGTTTTTCTCTGGAAATTTAGCGGAATTAAAAGGTCAACAGGTGAAAGTGAAAATAACCCAGGTAAGACCCTTTAGTCTAACTGGAGAACCTGTTGAGTTGTGTATACCTGTATGA